Proteins encoded by one window of Acidobacteriota bacterium:
- a CDS encoding ligase-associated DNA damage response exonuclease, translating to MLRVTDSGVYCEAGGFFIDPWRPVDRAIITHAHADHARRGSAAYLGSQAGERLLRRRLGDEAVIETLEYGEAVTLGEVRVSLHPAGHVLGSAQVRLEHRGEVWVVSGDYKVAPDPTCAAFEAIPCDVFVTESTFGLPIFRWPSQEEVFEQIGQWWRGNREVGKTSVLFAYSLGKAQRLLAGIDATIGPIYTHGAVELLNQEYRESGVELPATAYVGDGKPEGGWAGSLVVAPPGAGGTPWMRRFGTTSTGFASGWTRIRGTRRRRSMDRGFVFSDHADWPGLLSAIEATGAQRVWVTHGYRLPLVRWLQEQGLEAEPVATSYEMAEEEDAAGAGEESGG from the coding sequence GTGTTGAGGGTCACCGACAGCGGCGTGTATTGCGAAGCAGGAGGGTTCTTCATCGATCCCTGGCGGCCGGTGGATCGGGCGATCATCACCCATGCCCACGCGGACCATGCCCGCCGCGGCAGCGCTGCTTATCTGGGGAGTCAGGCCGGCGAGCGGCTGCTGCGCCGCCGCCTGGGTGACGAGGCGGTGATCGAGACCTTGGAGTACGGCGAGGCGGTGACCCTGGGGGAGGTGAGGGTGTCGCTGCATCCGGCGGGCCACGTGCTGGGGTCGGCTCAGGTGCGTCTGGAGCATCGGGGAGAGGTTTGGGTGGTTTCCGGCGATTACAAGGTGGCGCCGGATCCGACCTGCGCCGCCTTTGAAGCGATCCCCTGCGACGTTTTCGTCACCGAGTCGACCTTTGGTCTGCCGATCTTTCGCTGGCCGAGCCAGGAAGAAGTCTTCGAGCAGATTGGCCAGTGGTGGCGGGGCAATCGGGAAGTGGGCAAGACCAGCGTGCTCTTCGCCTATTCCTTGGGCAAGGCCCAGCGGCTGCTCGCCGGCATCGACGCCACCATCGGGCCGATCTACACCCACGGTGCGGTGGAGCTGCTGAACCAGGAATATCGGGAAAGCGGGGTGGAACTGCCCGCCACCGCCTACGTTGGCGACGGCAAGCCCGAGGGTGGCTGGGCGGGGAGTCTGGTGGTGGCGCCGCCGGGGGCCGGCGGAACGCCCTGGATGCGCCGCTTCGGTACCACCTCCACCGGCTTCGCCTCCGGCTGGACGCGCATCCGCGGCACCCGGCGCCGGCGATCCATGGATCGCGGCTTCGTCTTCTCGGACCACGCCGACTGGCCGGGTCTTCTCTCCGCCATCGAGGCCACCGGCGCTCAGCGGGTGTGGGTAACCCACGGGTATCGGCTGCCCCTGGTGCGCTGGCTGCAAGAGCAAGGTCTGGAGGCGGAGCCCGTGGCTACCTCCTACGAAATGGCGGAAGAGGAGGACGCGGCCGGCGCAGGGGAGGAGTCCGGCGGATGA